From Kineosporia succinea, the proteins below share one genomic window:
- a CDS encoding peptidoglycan recognition protein family protein: protein MRKAPAVLLSCLVAVPLFGAADAWAATDKASSSQGLSISASSVTNPAVVDPTVTKIALSQGFSTAAAKTGILTSRKKTDEFQTVGVTWKGRDVTPDLTIQVRTLRSGTWGGWQELENDQGDDTVATKNVRGGTDPLYVGPSDGVQARVSVRSGKLPSDLKLELVDAGQSDYDTVAAATAPTNYGIASAAQPTIMTRAQWGADESKVKCSPTIGSTVKAAVLHHTAGSNSYTAAQVPSILRGDYAYHLSRGWCDIGYNALVDKYGRIWEGRAGGLDKAVVGAHAGGFNSDTFGVSVIGNYDVAKPSSAAVKAVARVFAWKLQQYHRNPNGTTKLTSAGGGTARYAAGRTVTLPVIMGHRDTGYTACPGRYLYPYLSSIRSQVTTLMQAALTNPSVPKSTVTQGTSLTITARAIRKQSWRLDVTAPCNGGLVARISGNVAAGKEIRATWNGLLADGTQARPGSYTLTLTSSSSTGAAAPVTRTVLITPPTQAAQPTAAPIDGDGGYVAVTPSRIYDTRAGTNIGVGPSGYARVPVLGLGGVPTSGVTSVVVNVTASCSTAETALTVYPTGRSSARPMTTVPRGVTRSVLVTSRIGADGSITVGNTRGVTELTVDVVGFYSAAGAPVQALDGTRVYDSRSAGGALRSGQSRTVTLPPVVGGVASTQISAVIVDLTAVAPAGAGTLVAGDTDLPVLTYRKGESIDNLAIVPVSGGQFSLRNTGSAVNVFADVRGIVTPQADGTVTAVKPVLLTDATLKQKVAKKITVTGSKTAVPSTASGVLIQLSADKPAAATALNAYAYGEKGTNTAVLRVAKGDTRSNHVIVPIGDAGAITLVNGVGTTGVRVDVVGYVS, encoded by the coding sequence ATGCGTAAAGCACCGGCCGTTCTTCTGTCCTGCCTCGTCGCCGTACCCCTTTTCGGGGCCGCCGACGCCTGGGCCGCCACCGACAAGGCCTCATCGTCCCAAGGGCTGTCCATCTCGGCGAGCAGCGTCACGAACCCGGCCGTGGTCGATCCGACGGTCACGAAGATCGCGCTGAGCCAGGGGTTCTCCACGGCGGCCGCGAAGACCGGCATCCTCACCAGCCGGAAGAAGACGGACGAGTTCCAGACCGTCGGCGTCACCTGGAAGGGCCGCGACGTCACGCCCGACCTGACGATCCAGGTGCGCACGCTCCGGAGCGGCACGTGGGGCGGCTGGCAGGAGCTCGAGAACGACCAGGGCGACGACACCGTGGCCACGAAGAACGTGCGCGGCGGCACCGACCCGCTGTACGTCGGGCCCAGCGACGGCGTGCAGGCCCGGGTGAGCGTTCGGTCCGGAAAGCTGCCCTCCGACCTGAAACTCGAGCTGGTCGACGCCGGGCAGTCGGACTACGACACCGTCGCCGCGGCCACCGCACCGACGAACTACGGCATCGCCTCGGCCGCCCAGCCGACGATCATGACCCGTGCTCAGTGGGGCGCGGACGAGTCGAAGGTGAAGTGCTCGCCCACGATCGGCTCCACCGTGAAGGCCGCGGTGCTGCACCACACCGCCGGCTCGAACAGCTACACGGCGGCGCAGGTGCCCTCGATCCTGCGGGGTGACTACGCCTACCACCTGTCACGCGGCTGGTGCGACATCGGCTACAACGCCCTCGTCGACAAGTACGGCCGGATCTGGGAAGGCCGCGCCGGCGGTCTGGACAAGGCCGTGGTCGGCGCCCACGCGGGTGGTTTCAACTCCGACACGTTCGGCGTCTCGGTGATCGGCAACTACGACGTGGCCAAGCCGAGCAGCGCCGCGGTCAAGGCCGTGGCGCGGGTCTTCGCCTGGAAACTGCAGCAGTACCACCGCAACCCGAACGGCACCACCAAGCTGACCTCGGCCGGCGGCGGCACCGCGCGCTACGCGGCCGGCCGGACCGTGACGCTGCCCGTGATCATGGGGCACCGCGACACTGGTTACACCGCCTGCCCGGGGCGCTACCTCTACCCCTACCTCAGCTCGATCCGCTCGCAGGTCACGACGCTCATGCAGGCCGCGCTGACCAACCCGAGCGTGCCGAAGAGCACGGTGACGCAGGGCACCTCGCTGACCATCACGGCCCGGGCCATCCGCAAGCAGAGCTGGCGCCTCGACGTGACCGCCCCCTGCAACGGCGGTCTGGTCGCCCGGATCAGCGGAAACGTGGCGGCCGGCAAGGAGATCAGGGCGACCTGGAACGGGTTGCTGGCCGACGGCACCCAGGCCCGCCCGGGCAGCTACACCCTGACGCTCACCTCGTCCTCCAGCACCGGGGCCGCCGCGCCGGTGACCAGGACGGTCCTGATCACGCCCCCCACACAGGCGGCGCAGCCGACGGCCGCCCCGATCGACGGTGACGGTGGCTACGTGGCGGTCACCCCGTCCCGCATCTACGACACCCGCGCGGGCACCAACATCGGCGTGGGACCGTCCGGTTACGCCCGGGTGCCGGTGCTCGGCCTCGGCGGCGTGCCCACCAGCGGCGTCACCTCGGTGGTCGTGAACGTGACGGCGTCCTGCTCCACGGCCGAGACCGCGCTCACCGTCTACCCGACCGGCCGCAGCTCGGCCCGCCCGATGACCACCGTGCCCCGGGGCGTCACCCGTTCCGTGCTGGTGACCTCGAGAATCGGTGCGGACGGCTCGATCACGGTCGGCAACACGCGCGGCGTGACCGAGCTGACGGTCGACGTGGTGGGCTTCTACAGTGCGGCGGGCGCTCCGGTGCAGGCCCTGGACGGCACCCGGGTCTACGACAGCCGCTCGGCCGGCGGCGCGCTCAGGTCGGGCCAGTCTCGCACGGTGACGCTGCCCCCGGTGGTCGGAGGGGTGGCCTCGACGCAGATCAGTGCCGTGATCGTGGATCTCACCGCGGTGGCCCCGGCCGGCGCCGGCACCCTGGTCGCCGGGGACACCGACCTGCCCGTGCTGACCTACCGCAAGGGCGAGAGCATCGACAACCTGGCGATCGTGCCGGTCTCCGGCGGCCAGTTCAGCCTGCGCAACACCGGTTCCGCGGTCAACGTGTTCGCCGACGTCCGGGGCATCGTGACCCCGCAGGCCGACGGCACGGTCACGGCGGTGAAGCCGGTACTGCTCACCGACGCCACGCTGAAGCAGAAGGTGGCCAAGAAGATCACGGTCACCGGCAGCAAGACCGCCGTGCCGTCCACCGCGTCCGGTGTGCTGATCCAGCTCTCCGCCGACAAGCCCGCGGCCGCCACCGCGCTCAACGCGTACGCCTACGGCGAGAAGGGCACGAACACGGCGGTTCTGCGGGTGGCCAAGGGCGACACCCGGTCCAACCACGTGATCGTGCCGATCGGTGACGCGGGTGCCATCACGCTGGTGAACGGCGTGGGCACCACGGGGGTGCGGGTCGACGTCGTCGGGTACGTCAGCTGA
- a CDS encoding glycosyltransferase family 2 protein, protein MSASPVAPESPTSPQPVGGPVTPEPGGVTATIVLPCYNEQDHVLAELERITTSLDASGHRYEILAIDDASTDGTLAVLREAATRMPHVQVLAFRRNGGSGTARRIGTLRARGEIVVWTDADMTYPNERIPELIDLLLADPSYDQVVGARLTEEGTHKWLRVPAKWLIRKIAERLSNQKIPDLNSGLRAFRRSVSLPYLRLLPPGFSCVTTITLSFLQNQHDIHYMPIDYAKRAGTSKFHFVRDAYRYILQVLRMIMYFDPLKVLMPLALWLLGIGVVKAVVDMVRHPFYFPANTMLLIIAGLLIASMGLLADLIVRSRGDSALDPGVHEG, encoded by the coding sequence ATGAGCGCTTCACCCGTGGCCCCCGAGTCCCCGACGTCCCCGCAGCCGGTCGGTGGGCCGGTCACGCCCGAGCCCGGCGGGGTGACGGCAACGATCGTGCTGCCCTGCTACAACGAGCAGGACCACGTCCTCGCCGAGCTGGAGCGCATCACCACCTCCCTCGACGCGTCCGGTCATCGCTACGAGATCCTGGCGATCGACGACGCGAGCACCGACGGCACGCTCGCCGTGCTGCGCGAGGCCGCCACCCGGATGCCGCACGTGCAGGTGCTGGCCTTCCGCCGCAACGGCGGCTCGGGCACGGCCCGGCGCATCGGCACGCTGCGCGCCCGCGGCGAGATCGTGGTGTGGACCGACGCCGACATGACCTACCCGAACGAGCGCATCCCCGAGCTGATCGACCTGCTGCTCGCCGACCCGAGCTACGACCAGGTCGTGGGTGCCCGCCTCACCGAGGAGGGCACGCACAAGTGGCTGCGCGTGCCCGCGAAGTGGCTGATCCGCAAGATCGCCGAGCGGCTGAGCAACCAGAAGATCCCCGACCTGAACTCCGGTCTGCGCGCGTTCCGGCGCTCGGTGTCGCTGCCCTACCTGCGCCTGCTGCCGCCCGGGTTCTCCTGCGTCACCACGATCACGCTGTCGTTCCTGCAGAACCAGCACGACATCCACTACATGCCGATCGACTACGCGAAGCGGGCCGGCACCTCGAAGTTCCACTTCGTGCGCGACGCTTACCGGTACATCCTCCAGGTGCTGCGCATGATCATGTACTTCGACCCGCTGAAGGTCCTGATGCCGCTGGCCCTCTGGCTGCTCGGCATCGGTGTGGTCAAGGCGGTCGTCGACATGGTCCGGCACCCGTTCTACTTCCCGGCCAACACCATGCTCCTGATCATCGCGGGCCTGCTGATCGCCAGCATGGGCCTGCTGGCCGACCTCATCGTCCGGTCGCGCGGCGACAGCGCGCTCGACCCCGGCGTGCACGAGGGCTGA
- a CDS encoding class I SAM-dependent methyltransferase, which translates to MNTDDGRGGAPTSARDRLRGAVLATLRTLPEPRDEAAIRAAIAARDLVLGRRPHPFARPPKPVPPPAPGASSVRPPSGLPEVPPLPPELQWRLPQGITGSGRKVRSLYETGDGGDRAFDIDLLEQLNEEYRDRRLVPSPPSYSDTALAEAAKRRVGWVNGMVDLAGKRTLEIGCGNGFEVWSLAHNLGCDAHGVDVTHYEPWDQLAGERVHFECADLSTASPYEPNSFDRVLSFTVWEHVTHPYAMLKATYDLLKPGGLAWIRANLHAGPQASHRYRDIYFPWPHLLFTDEVVRAWDVKHGRRPIGHAWVNRLSWLHYEYYADLLGFQVAHRAFTETAIDEEFYSRFEDVLGRYPRADLRRDYFLLVLQKPVG; encoded by the coding sequence ATGAACACCGATGATGGACGCGGTGGGGCACCGACGAGCGCCCGTGACCGCCTGCGTGGTGCGGTTCTGGCGACCCTGCGCACCCTCCCCGAACCCCGCGACGAGGCCGCGATCCGGGCTGCCATCGCCGCCCGCGACCTGGTGCTCGGGCGAAGGCCGCACCCGTTCGCCCGGCCGCCGAAACCGGTGCCGCCACCCGCACCCGGTGCCAGCTCCGTGCGTCCACCATCCGGTCTGCCCGAAGTGCCCCCCTTGCCGCCGGAACTGCAATGGCGGCTCCCGCAGGGCATCACCGGTTCGGGCCGCAAGGTACGCAGCCTCTACGAGACCGGTGACGGTGGCGACCGGGCCTTCGACATCGACCTGCTCGAGCAGCTGAACGAGGAGTACCGCGACCGCCGTCTGGTGCCCAGCCCGCCCAGCTACAGCGACACCGCGCTGGCCGAGGCGGCGAAACGGCGCGTCGGCTGGGTCAACGGCATGGTCGACCTGGCCGGGAAGCGCACGCTGGAGATCGGCTGCGGCAACGGTTTCGAGGTCTGGTCGCTCGCGCACAACCTGGGATGCGACGCGCACGGCGTCGACGTCACGCACTACGAGCCGTGGGACCAGCTGGCCGGTGAACGCGTGCACTTCGAGTGTGCCGACCTGTCGACGGCCAGCCCCTACGAGCCGAACTCGTTCGACCGGGTGCTCAGTTTCACGGTCTGGGAGCACGTCACGCATCCCTACGCGATGCTGAAGGCCACCTACGATCTGCTGAAACCGGGCGGTCTGGCCTGGATCCGGGCAAATCTGCACGCCGGTCCGCAGGCCTCGCACCGCTACCGCGACATCTACTTCCCCTGGCCGCACCTGCTGTTCACCGACGAGGTGGTGCGGGCCTGGGACGTGAAGCACGGGCGCCGGCCGATCGGGCACGCCTGGGTGAACCGGCTGAGCTGGCTCCACTACGAGTACTACGCCGATCTTCTCGGGTTCCAGGTCGCGCACCGGGCTTTCACCGAGACCGCGATCGACGAGGAGTTCTACTCCCGTTTCGAGGACGTTCTCGGCCGCTACCCCCGCGCCGATCTGCGCCGTGACTATTTCCTCCTGGTGCTGCAGAAACCTGTGGGTTAA
- a CDS encoding glycosyltransferase family 4 protein, translated as MTSFLVQSGGPASGPPGRGLRIAIVGPSHPFKGGVAAHTTQTAHALAAAGHEVELVSWSRLYPHSLYPGEQAVPEGGPDLPPYPNTTRPLRWDRPGTWWNTGKHLRDVDLVIVVVVVPIQVPSLLTLVRSIRVASRGRRVGAPKPGIVAIAHNVVPHETHPGGELLIRKMLRSVDGIVVHSAEQAQLAHDLGLDRRPVVTVPLAPHLPGGLPDRAGRQLAAARPARAEGDPLRVLTLGMVREYKGYDLLLEAAKGVPEVSVTVAGEQWGAAGERVRELAADPALAGRVDVRPGYVAGVDIPPLLARHDVLALPYRHATASQNVLLGHAHGLPVLATSVGTFGDDVHDGVDGLLVPPGDVPALVSALKQLAAPGELDRLRAGLPDIDLTGPWDRYVAALTGVTPVESRR; from the coding sequence ATGACGAGTTTCCTGGTGCAGTCCGGCGGTCCGGCCTCCGGGCCCCCGGGGCGCGGCCTGCGCATCGCGATCGTCGGGCCCTCGCACCCGTTCAAGGGCGGCGTGGCCGCGCACACCACGCAGACCGCGCACGCCCTGGCCGCAGCCGGGCACGAGGTCGAGCTGGTCTCCTGGTCGCGGCTCTACCCGCATAGCCTCTACCCCGGCGAGCAGGCCGTGCCCGAGGGCGGTCCCGACCTGCCGCCCTACCCGAACACCACCCGGCCGCTGCGCTGGGACCGGCCGGGCACCTGGTGGAACACCGGCAAGCACCTGCGCGACGTCGACCTGGTCATCGTCGTGGTGGTGGTGCCGATCCAGGTGCCGTCACTGCTCACGCTGGTGCGCTCGATCCGGGTGGCCTCGCGCGGCCGTCGCGTCGGCGCCCCGAAGCCGGGCATCGTCGCGATCGCCCACAACGTGGTGCCGCACGAGACGCATCCGGGCGGCGAGCTGCTGATCCGCAAGATGCTGCGCTCGGTCGACGGCATCGTCGTGCACTCCGCCGAGCAGGCGCAGCTGGCCCACGACCTCGGTCTCGACCGGCGTCCCGTGGTCACCGTGCCGCTCGCGCCGCACCTGCCCGGCGGGCTGCCCGACCGGGCCGGCCGGCAGCTGGCCGCCGCCCGGCCGGCGCGGGCCGAAGGTGATCCGCTGCGGGTGCTCACCCTCGGGATGGTGCGCGAGTACAAGGGTTACGACCTGCTGCTCGAGGCGGCCAAGGGCGTGCCCGAGGTCAGTGTGACGGTCGCGGGTGAGCAGTGGGGCGCGGCCGGTGAGCGCGTGCGCGAGCTGGCGGCCGACCCGGCGCTGGCCGGGCGCGTCGACGTGCGCCCGGGGTACGTGGCCGGCGTCGATATCCCGCCGCTGCTGGCCCGGCACGACGTGCTCGCGCTGCCCTACCGCCACGCCACCGCCTCGCAGAACGTGCTGCTCGGTCATGCGCACGGCCTGCCCGTGCTGGCCACCTCGGTCGGTACCTTCGGCGACGACGTGCACGACGGTGTCGACGGCCTGCTGGTACCGCCCGGTGACGTGCCCGCCCTGGTCTCCGCGCTGAAGCAGCTCGCGGCTCCCGGTGAGCTCGACCGGCTGCGGGCCGGCCTGCCCGACATCGACCTGACCGGCCCGTGGGACCGCTACGTCGCCGCCCTCACCGGCGTGACGCCGGTCGAGTCGCGGCGGTGA
- a CDS encoding SpoIID/LytB domain-containing protein, with product MRRPRSIALTVLGTAFAVLAGPTVAHAAVPVTASKSCPSPGGATISKASVPSGAVKIYGGGWGHGMGMSQYGAQGAAKLGCDYKTILKTYYYDASLSKKNLNAPVVLNLASGATTSKLQAETGTVKWAGPTRSVVQPKGSTWLVRNYSIKGNPGIALFDQDGKRRMFVQSAAVLSASHTGKVVNVYPYGGSSALSTRYDTASYVRSGSGIKVTETIKASGGQTAVQKYLMGLGEVPVSWPIEALKAQTVAARTFLSTKYNASADAYVLSSGTADQVYKGYAVESVDEKNGGNWRKAVLATDDQVIVDKAGRTIEALYSSSMGGYTENREYVWGKYEISYLKPVDDSRWDAASSNPYRSWSVGMTKAAFAKKFGFDSVSSYSVAARGSAKRLDGVKITGKVAGRKVTKTFTGADARYRLGLRSPGFTFG from the coding sequence ATGCGCCGTCCCCGCTCGATCGCCCTGACCGTCCTGGGAACTGCTTTCGCCGTCCTGGCCGGTCCGACGGTCGCTCACGCCGCCGTGCCCGTCACGGCCTCGAAGAGCTGCCCGTCGCCCGGCGGCGCCACGATCAGCAAGGCGAGCGTGCCCTCGGGCGCGGTCAAGATCTACGGTGGCGGCTGGGGCCACGGCATGGGGATGAGCCAGTACGGCGCCCAGGGTGCCGCGAAGCTCGGCTGCGACTACAAGACGATCCTGAAGACGTACTACTACGACGCGTCCCTGTCGAAGAAGAACCTGAACGCGCCGGTCGTGCTGAATCTGGCCTCCGGTGCCACCACCTCGAAGCTGCAGGCCGAGACCGGCACCGTGAAGTGGGCCGGCCCGACGCGCAGCGTGGTGCAGCCGAAGGGCTCGACCTGGCTGGTGCGCAACTACTCGATCAAGGGCAACCCCGGGATCGCGCTGTTCGACCAGGACGGCAAGCGCCGGATGTTCGTGCAGAGTGCCGCCGTGCTGTCGGCGTCGCACACCGGCAAGGTCGTGAACGTCTATCCGTACGGCGGCAGTTCGGCGCTCTCGACGCGTTACGACACCGCCTCGTACGTGCGGTCGGGGTCGGGCATCAAGGTCACCGAGACGATCAAGGCCTCCGGCGGGCAGACCGCCGTGCAGAAGTACCTGATGGGGCTCGGCGAGGTGCCGGTGTCCTGGCCGATCGAGGCGCTGAAGGCCCAGACCGTGGCCGCGCGCACGTTCCTCAGCACCAAGTACAACGCCTCGGCCGACGCCTACGTGCTCTCCTCGGGCACCGCCGACCAGGTCTACAAGGGCTACGCGGTCGAGTCGGTGGACGAGAAGAACGGCGGCAACTGGCGCAAGGCCGTGCTGGCCACCGACGACCAGGTGATCGTCGACAAGGCCGGGCGCACGATCGAGGCGCTGTACTCCTCGTCGATGGGCGGCTACACCGAGAACCGCGAGTACGTCTGGGGCAAGTACGAGATCAGCTACCTCAAGCCGGTCGACGACAGCCGCTGGGACGCCGCGTCGTCCAACCCGTACCGCAGCTGGAGCGTCGGGATGACGAAGGCGGCCTTCGCCAAGAAGTTCGGCTTCGACTCGGTGAGCTCGTACTCGGTCGCGGCCCGCGGCAGCGCCAAGCGCCTCGACGGGGTCAAGATCACCGGCAAGGTGGCGGGCCGGAAGGTCACCAAGACCTTCACCGGGGCGGACGCGCGCTACCGGCTCGGGCTGCGGTCGCCGGGGTTCACCTTCGGCTGA
- a CDS encoding lysylphosphatidylglycerol synthase transmembrane domain-containing protein yields the protein MSSVNGVPEPHTRTGEGTDPGEGQTPPADGGAGEAGAAPEGKALMARVGALAGRASELSRARWFRVGFGVLLVALAVWAVLSRREEVADAVGQLSPGWLALAVVATMVNVGLAGMVWLTILSSLGSPLPLQVAARIFFVGQLGKYLPGSVWPVVVQAELGRDYHVPRRRTATATVVSMLLSVLSALLVVLIAVPFAPEALPDGFGWAVLLVVPLAVVLHPAVMGRLVDRALRIVTREGLPERTSGRGTLIATLWAMGSWAGAGLQVWALSIPLGADANVSTALLLIGGYALAWAVGFVVVLAPAGAGAREVALAAVLSTVLDDHGKVVVVVLISRVLFTGVDLIAAGLGILAARRHGSRVPPGSTETPEPAETD from the coding sequence GTGAGCTCGGTGAACGGCGTCCCGGAGCCTCACACCCGCACCGGCGAGGGAACCGACCCGGGGGAGGGGCAGACACCCCCCGCCGACGGCGGGGCGGGTGAAGCGGGTGCTGCCCCGGAGGGCAAGGCACTGATGGCCCGCGTCGGGGCGCTGGCCGGCAGGGCCAGCGAACTGAGCCGGGCCCGCTGGTTCCGGGTCGGGTTCGGCGTGCTGCTGGTGGCGCTCGCGGTGTGGGCGGTGCTGTCACGCCGTGAGGAGGTCGCCGACGCGGTCGGCCAGCTGAGCCCGGGGTGGCTGGCGCTCGCGGTGGTGGCCACGATGGTGAATGTCGGCCTGGCGGGCATGGTCTGGCTCACCATCCTGTCGAGCCTCGGGTCGCCGTTGCCGCTGCAGGTGGCGGCCCGCATCTTCTTCGTCGGGCAGCTCGGCAAGTACCTGCCCGGCAGCGTCTGGCCGGTGGTCGTGCAGGCCGAGCTGGGCCGCGACTATCACGTGCCTCGGCGCCGCACCGCCACCGCGACGGTCGTCAGCATGCTGCTGTCGGTGCTCAGTGCGCTGCTGGTGGTGCTGATCGCCGTGCCGTTCGCCCCCGAGGCCCTGCCCGACGGCTTCGGCTGGGCCGTGCTGCTGGTCGTCCCCCTGGCCGTGGTGCTGCACCCGGCCGTGATGGGGCGCCTGGTCGACCGGGCCCTGCGCATCGTCACCAGAGAAGGGCTGCCCGAGCGCACCTCCGGCCGCGGCACCCTGATCGCCACGCTCTGGGCCATGGGGTCGTGGGCCGGGGCGGGGCTGCAGGTCTGGGCGCTGAGCATCCCGCTCGGGGCCGACGCCAACGTTTCCACCGCCCTGCTGCTCATCGGCGGTTACGCGCTGGCCTGGGCGGTCGGCTTCGTGGTGGTCCTGGCCCCGGCCGGCGCCGGTGCCCGCGAGGTGGCGCTGGCGGCGGTGCTGTCCACCGTGCTCGACGACCACGGCAAGGTGGTCGTGGTGGTGCTGATCTCTCGCGTCCTGTTCACCGGGGTCGACCTGATCGCGGCCGGTCTGGGCATCCTGGCCGCGCGGCGGCACGGTTCGCGGGTGCCCCCGGGAAGCACCGAGACCCCGGAGCCCGCCGAGACGGACTGA
- the wecB gene encoding non-hydrolyzing UDP-N-acetylglucosamine 2-epimerase — MKTVVHITGARPNFPKAAPVLAALDQKVDQMLVHTGQHYDDRLSRVFFDELALPEPDLNLNAGSGSHATQTAAVMVGLEQVFTERRPDLVVVYGDINSTLAAALVAAKLGIPVAHVEAGLRSFDMTMPEEVNRRVTDQLSDLLLVTSADAVGHLAREGVAAERIHFVGNPMIDTLLTHLDRFDEAAARKQHGLDGDYLVATLHRPSNVDDPAAVRQLVSVLHEAAERMPLVIPLHPRGRAGLEKAGLDASSGVKLTDPLPYTAFLGLVRGARAVLTDSGGVQEEASVLGVPCLTMRPNTERPVTITHGTNRLVTPHGVLPALDAVLAEPPATRPAPLEKRPPLWDGAAGPRIAEVILSWLAR, encoded by the coding sequence GTGAAGACCGTCGTCCACATCACCGGCGCCCGCCCGAACTTTCCCAAGGCGGCGCCGGTTCTCGCGGCCCTCGACCAGAAGGTCGACCAGATGCTGGTGCACACCGGCCAGCACTACGACGACCGGCTGAGCCGCGTCTTCTTCGACGAACTGGCCCTGCCTGAGCCGGATCTCAACCTGAACGCCGGGTCGGGCAGTCATGCCACGCAGACCGCGGCGGTGATGGTGGGCCTGGAGCAGGTCTTCACCGAGCGCCGTCCCGACCTGGTGGTGGTCTACGGAGACATCAACTCCACGCTGGCCGCCGCCCTGGTCGCGGCCAAGCTCGGGATCCCGGTCGCGCACGTCGAGGCCGGGCTGCGCAGCTTCGACATGACGATGCCCGAGGAGGTGAACCGCCGTGTCACCGACCAGCTCTCGGATCTGCTGCTGGTCACGAGTGCGGACGCGGTGGGTCACCTCGCGCGCGAGGGGGTCGCGGCCGAGCGGATCCACTTCGTCGGCAACCCGATGATCGACACCCTCCTGACGCACCTCGACCGGTTCGACGAGGCCGCCGCCCGCAAGCAGCACGGTCTGGACGGCGACTACCTCGTCGCCACCCTGCACCGGCCCTCGAACGTCGACGACCCGGCCGCGGTCAGGCAGTTGGTGTCGGTGCTGCACGAGGCCGCGGAGCGGATGCCCCTCGTGATCCCGCTGCACCCGCGCGGCCGCGCCGGACTCGAGAAGGCGGGCCTCGACGCGTCCTCAGGCGTGAAACTCACCGACCCCCTGCCCTACACCGCTTTTCTGGGACTCGTGCGCGGCGCCCGGGCGGTGCTCACCGACTCCGGGGGAGTGCAGGAGGAGGCCAGTGTGCTGGGCGTGCCGTGTCTCACGATGCGGCCGAACACCGAGCGGCCGGTGACGATCACGCACGGCACGAACCGTCTGGTGACACCGCACGGCGTGCTGCCGGCGCTCGATGCGGTGCTGGCCGAGCCCCCGGCGACCAGGCCGGCTCCCCTGGAGAAGCGCCCGCCCCTCTGGGACGGCGCCGCCGGTCCGCGGATCGCCGAGGTGATCCTGAGCTGGCTGGCCCGATGA
- a CDS encoding TIGR03089 family protein, translating into MTATDVSSLISELLATDPGRPRVTWYGPDHERVEFSAKTLGNWVAKTAGLLVEELDCHPGSVVGIQLPVHWRSVTWLLAAWEVGVHAVVFDETADPRQATDMAFDVLVTDRPSSPPPGSIEAELVVVALPALATRWTGDVPPGAIDAAAEIRLQPDVFTPYARPTADTPALTTAAGTLTYGGLFAQETPEPGTRLLTGAGPSHAIEAYLAPLRAGGSVVLHHDLAALSDDARAHLVSQEQVTAI; encoded by the coding sequence GTGACCGCCACCGACGTGTCCTCCCTGATCTCCGAGCTGCTCGCCACCGATCCCGGCCGCCCCCGGGTGACCTGGTACGGGCCCGACCACGAGCGGGTCGAGTTCTCCGCCAAGACCCTCGGCAACTGGGTCGCCAAGACCGCCGGTCTGCTGGTCGAGGAGCTGGACTGCCACCCGGGCTCGGTCGTCGGCATCCAGCTGCCGGTGCACTGGCGCAGCGTCACCTGGCTGCTCGCGGCCTGGGAGGTCGGCGTGCACGCGGTCGTCTTCGACGAGACCGCGGACCCGCGGCAGGCCACCGACATGGCGTTCGACGTGCTGGTCACCGACCGGCCCAGCTCACCGCCGCCGGGCAGCATCGAGGCCGAGCTGGTCGTGGTGGCCCTGCCCGCACTGGCCACCCGCTGGACCGGTGACGTACCGCCCGGCGCGATCGACGCGGCGGCCGAGATCCGGCTCCAGCCCGACGTGTTCACGCCCTACGCCCGGCCCACCGCCGACACGCCCGCCTTGACCACCGCCGCGGGCACCCTGACCTACGGCGGGCTGTTCGCCCAGGAGACACCTGAGCCCGGCACCCGGCTCCTCACCGGCGCCGGCCCGTCCCACGCGATCGAGGCCTACCTCGCCCCCCTGCGCGCGGGCGGTTCGGTGGTTCTGCACCACGACCTGGCCGCCCTGAGCGACGACGCGCGCGCCCACCTCGTCAGCCAGGAACAGGTCACCGCGATCTGA